Proteins encoded within one genomic window of Deinococcus metallilatus:
- a CDS encoding TlpA family protein disulfide reductase: protein MRSRTAICLTVLTLLGAALAGGGGPVAGIGQPAPNFVLHTVDGETVRLSDLRGKVVIVLFGDVHCTVCRANDRLLRLYQYQYVDRDLAVLSLHAHVTPDELARYDAQFLFGVLTGRDPGDVATHAYRATLPTTVFIDRRGRIRRVVHGRLDEGELVRDLQALL from the coding sequence ATGAGAAGCCGTACCGCCATCTGCCTCACCGTCCTGACCCTCCTCGGCGCCGCCCTCGCGGGTGGCGGCGGGCCGGTGGCCGGCATCGGCCAGCCAGCCCCCAACTTCGTCCTGCACACGGTGGACGGGGAGACCGTCCGCCTCTCCGACCTGCGGGGCAAGGTGGTCATCGTGCTGTTCGGGGACGTCCACTGCACGGTCTGCCGGGCAAACGACCGGTTGTTGCGCCTGTACCAGTACCAGTACGTGGACCGTGACCTGGCGGTGCTGAGCCTGCACGCCCACGTGACTCCCGACGAACTGGCCCGGTACGACGCGCAGTTCCTCTTCGGCGTGCTCACGGGGCGTGACCCCGGCGACGTCGCCACGCACGCGTACCGGGCCACGCTGCCCACCACGGTCTTCATCGACCGGCGCGGCCGCATCCGGCGGGTCGTGCACGGCCGCCTCGACGAGGGCGAGCTGGTGCGCGACCTCCAGGCCTTGCTGTAG
- a CDS encoding acyltransferase: MTTPATGEPGDPPQVPGQASPGETSTGATTAPDTRPARMVELDVYRGVTILAVVLHHLTGLAIRHAAAGSLLGGGLMVLNRGTHFVVPAFLFLTALVLTRSALRRFHLGAYVRSRVQKVLVPYLFWTAAYVGFRVFTAQDPPAVLGDPDRWRVWLQYGKGYFHLYFLLIALQFSLILPLLLPLFRRRPRFRWVLVGAVALQLLVYLLNRSGVLHFRFPATMVLWYLPVLGLGMAFGSSDVPFGRFWHRWRLWIVAATLLTFAWYVPLSVALLQRVPVSSAAYSLANWSYTTAASLALLGLAQVLTRAPARLVRVLTSLGTVSLQVYLLHPAVLLFLERRGFPGDPARFVLVLAAYGAVALAVPLAVARLLAGTRVARWVFGR; encoded by the coding sequence TTGACCACCCCCGCGACCGGCGAGCCTGGCGATCCGCCGCAGGTGCCCGGGCAGGCAAGCCCGGGCGAGACGTCGACCGGGGCGACGACCGCGCCGGACACGCGCCCCGCCCGGATGGTCGAACTCGACGTGTACCGCGGCGTGACCATCCTCGCGGTGGTGCTGCACCACCTGACGGGTCTGGCGATCCGTCACGCGGCGGCGGGCTCGCTGCTCGGCGGGGGCCTGATGGTCCTCAACCGCGGCACGCACTTCGTGGTGCCGGCGTTCCTGTTCCTCACGGCCCTGGTCCTCACCCGGTCCGCCCTGCGCCGCTTCCACCTCGGCGCCTATGTCCGGTCGCGCGTCCAGAAGGTGCTGGTGCCGTACCTCTTCTGGACCGCTGCCTACGTCGGCTTCCGGGTGTTCACGGCCCAGGACCCGCCGGCGGTCCTCGGGGACCCGGACCGCTGGCGGGTCTGGCTCCAGTACGGGAAAGGGTACTTTCACCTGTACTTCCTCCTGATCGCCCTGCAGTTCTCCCTGATCCTGCCCCTCCTGCTGCCCCTCTTCCGCCGGAGGCCGCGCTTCCGGTGGGTGCTGGTCGGTGCCGTCGCGCTGCAACTGCTCGTGTACCTGCTCAACCGTTCGGGCGTGCTCCACTTCCGCTTCCCGGCCACGATGGTCCTGTGGTACCTGCCGGTGCTCGGGCTGGGCATGGCCTTCGGGTCGAGTGACGTCCCCTTCGGGCGCTTCTGGCACCGCTGGCGCCTCTGGATCGTCGCGGCCACGCTCCTCACCTTCGCCTGGTACGTGCCCCTGTCCGTGGCCCTGCTCCAGAGGGTCCCGGTGAGTTCCGCGGCGTACAGCCTCGCCAACTGGTCCTACACGACGGCCGCCTCGCTGGCCCTCCTGGGGCTCGCCCAGGTCCTCACCCGGGCCCCGGCCCGGCTGGTGAGGGTGCTCACCTCCCTGGGCACGGTGAGCCTGCAGGTGTACCTGCTGCACCCGGCCGTCCTGCTGTTCCTGGAACGCCGGGGGTTTCCGGGAGACCCGGCCCGGTTCGTGCTCGTGCTCGCGGCGTACGGGGCCGTGGCCCTGGCCGTGCCGCTCGCCGTGGCCCGCCTCCTGGCCGGGACGCGGGTGGCGCGGTGGGTCTTTGGCCGTTGA
- a CDS encoding alpha/beta hydrolase family protein has protein sequence MPHPLRLALLLAGLSAAPAAQARLTQTENAPLSIERMRARAYPGSALTTRQTLRPGAGYERRVVSYLSDGLRLGALLTVPNGTPPKGGWPAIVFNHGYIPPRQYRTTERYVAYVDAFARAGFVVLKPDYRGHGSSQGEPAAAAYWSPEYTVDVLNAFSSLQKLEGVNPKRIGMWGHSMGGHITLRAMTINPQIKAGNIWAGVVGPYDVIFRDLPRWGSGSGANDPRARLLTSYGTPQRNPALYRAISPNAFLADLKGRPLQLHHGTGDTHVPLSLSQALAAGLKAAGQPYTFFTYPGDDHNLSRNLQVALRRSVEFFKKSL, from the coding sequence ATGCCCCACCCCTTGCGCCTCGCCCTGCTGCTCGCCGGCCTGAGTGCGGCCCCGGCCGCCCAGGCCCGGCTCACCCAGACGGAGAACGCTCCCCTTTCCATCGAGCGGATGCGGGCGCGCGCCTACCCCGGCAGCGCCCTCACCACCCGCCAGACGCTCCGCCCGGGCGCGGGGTATGAACGGCGCGTGGTGTCCTACCTCTCGGACGGGCTGCGCTTGGGCGCCCTGCTCACTGTTCCGAACGGCACGCCGCCCAAGGGGGGGTGGCCCGCCATCGTGTTCAACCACGGGTACATCCCTCCCCGGCAGTACCGGACCACCGAGCGGTACGTCGCCTACGTCGACGCCTTTGCCCGCGCCGGGTTCGTCGTCCTGAAGCCCGACTACCGGGGCCACGGCAGCTCCCAGGGTGAGCCCGCGGCGGCGGCCTACTGGTCGCCGGAGTACACCGTCGACGTGCTCAACGCCTTTTCCTCCCTCCAGAAGTTGGAGGGCGTGAACCCAAAGCGGATCGGCATGTGGGGGCACTCGATGGGCGGGCACATCACCCTGCGCGCCATGACCATCAACCCCCAGATCAAGGCGGGCAACATCTGGGCGGGCGTCGTCGGGCCGTACGACGTGATCTTCCGGGACCTGCCCCGCTGGGGAAGCGGTTCGGGGGCCAATGATCCCCGGGCCCGCCTGCTCACGAGCTACGGGACACCCCAGCGCAACCCGGCCCTCTACCGGGCGATCTCCCCGAACGCCTTTCTCGCCGACCTCAAGGGCCGGCCCCTCCAGCTTCACCACGGCACCGGGGACACCCACGTCCCCCTCAGCCTCTCCCAGGCGCTGGCGGCGGGCCTGAAGGCCGCGGGGCAGCCGTACACGTTCTTCACCTATCCCGGGGACGATCACAACCTCAGCCGGAACTTGCAGGTGGCCCTCAGGCGGTCGGTGGAGTTCTTCAAGAAGAGCCTGTAG
- a CDS encoding PIG-L deacetylase family protein produces the protein MAHLKLLVVVPHPDDETFGSGGTLLSFLARDEACGVVTLTLGEAGKTLGLCGTRQELAELRRAELGACLHALGLLTHPGSVHEQHHYPDGEVTAHLPEVTDVVRGALGRHQPEIVLTFPPDGLNGHADHVATHQAVKTVWDERPAGTRPTLWYYALNREWLDPPSPLYLPPNRVHDVSAFLTQKLRAMGCHRSQGLTLANTLRRFPERVTHEPFHEVTSP, from the coding sequence ATGGCCCACCTGAAGTTGCTGGTGGTCGTGCCCCACCCGGACGACGAGACCTTCGGCTCCGGCGGCACCCTCCTGTCGTTCCTGGCCCGGGACGAAGCGTGCGGCGTGGTCACCCTTACGCTGGGCGAGGCGGGAAAAACCCTGGGCTTGTGCGGGACCCGGCAGGAACTCGCGGAACTCAGGCGCGCGGAGCTGGGGGCCTGTCTGCATGCCCTGGGACTGCTGACGCATCCGGGCAGCGTCCACGAGCAGCACCACTACCCGGATGGAGAGGTAACGGCCCACCTGCCTGAAGTGACGGACGTGGTGCGTGGCGCCCTCGGCCGACATCAGCCGGAGATCGTCCTGACCTTTCCACCCGATGGCCTCAACGGTCACGCGGACCATGTGGCGACGCATCAGGCGGTGAAGACCGTCTGGGACGAGCGGCCAGCCGGAACCCGGCCCACGCTCTGGTACTACGCCCTGAACCGGGAGTGGTTGGACCCCCCTTCTCCCCTGTACCTGCCGCCGAACCGCGTTCACGATGTGTCGGCGTTCCTCACCCAGAAACTGCGGGCCATGGGCTGCCACCGCTCGCAGGGGCTCACCCTGGCGAACACCCTGCGCCGCTTTCCCGAGCGGGTGACGCACGAGCCCTTCCATGAGGTCACCTCTCCCTAG
- a CDS encoding MFS transporter, translated as MLPALRAEQGTVERSKLADMRDDTQRLWRDPPVRFALLMELVAAIAGALILTVTITRVEGGLNLGEAQYGWVMAAYGLGATLASLAVGAVGRRVPLPRFITLGALVTSLAMLPGDLLPLGGLVLFWLLAGVGQNWVNLPTETLLAERTEAAAQGRVYGAHFAWSHLWWAFAYPVAGFLGTHLAGRAFLLGGLLALLVLVSVWLLHRGQRGGARLGQAEV; from the coding sequence ATGCTGCCCGCTCTGCGCGCGGAGCAGGGGACGGTGGAACGCAGCAAGCTTGCGGACATGCGAGACGACACACAACGTCTCTGGCGCGACCCGCCCGTGCGCTTCGCCCTGCTGATGGAACTGGTGGCCGCCATCGCCGGGGCCCTGATCCTGACGGTGACCATCACTCGTGTCGAAGGCGGCCTGAACCTGGGCGAGGCGCAGTACGGCTGGGTGATGGCGGCCTACGGGCTGGGCGCGACGCTCGCCTCCCTGGCAGTAGGGGCGGTGGGGCGACGCGTCCCCCTGCCCCGCTTCATCACCCTGGGAGCCCTGGTGACCTCCCTCGCCATGCTGCCCGGCGACTTGCTGCCCCTTGGCGGCCTGGTGCTCTTCTGGCTGCTGGCGGGGGTGGGGCAGAACTGGGTGAACCTGCCCACCGAGACCCTGCTGGCCGAGCGGACCGAGGCCGCGGCGCAGGGCCGGGTGTACGGAGCGCACTTCGCGTGGAGCCACCTGTGGTGGGCCTTCGCCTATCCGGTGGCGGGCTTCCTGGGCACCCACTTGGCCGGCCGGGCCTTCCTGCTGGGCGGACTGCTCGCGCTGCTGGTGCTGGTGAGCGTCTGGCTCCTGCACCGGGGACAGCGGGGAGGAGCCCGGCTGGGCCAAGCCGAGGTCTAG
- a CDS encoding diacylglycerol/lipid kinase family protein, translated as MTAGDGVTLIVNVRSRRGREAFTGVVARLGDAGVAVTPWAVESPEEAEAVLRAEVARGAPLVIVGGGDGTLSHAAGILTRTGTALGVLPLGSGNTFARSVGVPLDLAGAVQVIAAGHRAEVDVGLVNGRVFLNSVALGLSAGIARTLTPDLKRRLGLLAWPVVGAKVLWRHRPLLLDVTGETEHLRLRTHQLLVANGRYVAGPLRAAPGASVADRRLDVLAFGDGRLVSLLRVGLGWAAGGRAQQFTARQVTVRSRGGPTWVSVDGEVRRAGKLTLAVRPRALTVLVPGDFDARRV; from the coding sequence ATGACGGCGGGGGACGGGGTGACGCTGATCGTGAATGTCCGCTCGCGGCGCGGACGCGAGGCGTTCACGGGGGTGGTGGCGCGGCTGGGGGACGCGGGAGTGGCCGTGACCCCCTGGGCCGTCGAGAGCCCGGAGGAGGCCGAGGCGGTGCTGCGCGCCGAGGTCGCCCGGGGGGCGCCGCTGGTGATCGTCGGCGGGGGCGACGGCACCCTCTCGCACGCCGCCGGAATCCTGACCCGGACGGGGACGGCCCTGGGCGTCCTCCCGCTGGGGAGCGGCAACACCTTCGCGCGCAGCGTCGGCGTGCCGCTCGACCTGGCGGGGGCGGTGCAGGTCATCGCCGCCGGGCACCGCGCCGAGGTGGACGTGGGCCTGGTGAACGGTCGGGTCTTTCTCAACAGCGTGGCCCTGGGCCTGTCGGCGGGAATCGCCCGCACCCTGACGCCCGACCTCAAGCGCCGCCTGGGGCTCCTCGCCTGGCCGGTGGTGGGCGCGAAGGTGTTGTGGCGTCACCGGCCGCTCCTCCTCGACGTGACGGGCGAGACAGAGCACCTGCGGCTGAGGACCCACCAACTGCTGGTGGCGAACGGGCGGTACGTCGCGGGGCCGCTGCGGGCCGCGCCGGGGGCGTCGGTGGCCGACCGGCGGCTCGACGTGCTGGCCTTCGGGGACGGGCGGCTCGTGAGCCTGCTGCGGGTGGGCCTGGGCTGGGCGGCGGGCGGACGGGCGCAGCAGTTCACGGCGCGGCAGGTGACGGTCAGGAGTCGCGGGGGACCCACCTGGGTCAGCGTGGACGGCGAGGTGCGGCGGGCGGGCAAGTTGACCCTGGCGGTCAGGCCACGCGCCCTGACCGTGCTCGTTCCGGGCGACTTCGACGCGCGCCGGGTCTGA
- a CDS encoding DedA family protein, whose protein sequence is MTGWITALVDALGYPGIVLVMFLENIFPPLPSELIMPLAGFSASRGTLRLPGVILAGTLGSVLGALPLYWIGFALGKPRLVRLAQRYERLLMVRPADVERADTWFARRGPLTVLLLRLVPGVRSLISIPAGLARMPLPLFLLLTTLGTAVWTALLTLAGYLLGENYAAVERVVGPLGPVVLGTLVLAVLVFIVVRWRAERRAAR, encoded by the coding sequence ATGACCGGGTGGATCACGGCCCTGGTGGACGCACTGGGGTATCCCGGCATCGTCCTGGTGATGTTCCTGGAGAACATCTTTCCCCCCCTGCCCTCCGAGCTGATCATGCCGCTCGCGGGCTTCAGCGCGTCCCGGGGAACGCTCCGCCTGCCCGGCGTGATCCTCGCCGGGACGCTGGGCTCGGTGCTGGGCGCGCTGCCCCTGTACTGGATCGGGTTCGCCCTGGGCAAACCCCGGCTGGTCCGTCTTGCACAGAGGTACGAACGGCTGCTTATGGTGCGCCCTGCGGACGTGGAGCGGGCGGACACCTGGTTCGCGCGGCGCGGCCCCCTGACGGTGCTGCTGCTGCGCCTCGTGCCGGGGGTGCGCTCGCTGATCTCCATCCCGGCGGGCCTCGCCCGGATGCCGCTGCCGCTCTTCCTGCTGCTCACCACCCTGGGCACGGCCGTCTGGACGGCGCTGCTGACGCTGGCCGGATACCTGCTGGGCGAGAACTACGCGGCGGTGGAGCGGGTCGTCGGCCCGCTGGGACCCGTCGTGCTGGGCACGCTGGTGCTGGCGGTCCTGGTGTTCATCGTCGTGCGCTGGCGGGCCGAGCGGCGGGCGGCGCGGTGA
- a CDS encoding DUF421 domain-containing protein: MNPALNALAIYGFLLLVFRVAGRRTLGQITTFDLVLLLVISESVQNALVRNDYSLTNAFVLILTLVTLDVGLSLFTRRFKSADRVLEGMPLVIVERGECLTDLMRRARVDREDVLAAARKLHGLSRLDQIEFAVLERSGELSIIPTKGNA; this comes from the coding sequence ATGAATCCTGCCCTGAATGCCCTCGCCATCTACGGATTCCTGCTGCTCGTCTTCCGCGTCGCGGGTAGGCGCACCCTGGGACAGATCACCACCTTCGACCTGGTGCTGCTCCTCGTGATCAGCGAGTCGGTGCAAAACGCCCTCGTCCGCAACGACTACTCGCTGACCAACGCCTTCGTTCTCATCCTGACCCTGGTCACGCTGGACGTCGGATTGTCGCTGTTTACCCGCCGCTTCAAGAGCGCGGACCGGGTGCTGGAAGGGATGCCGCTCGTCATCGTGGAACGGGGCGAGTGCCTGACCGACCTGATGCGCCGCGCCCGGGTGGACCGGGAGGACGTGCTGGCCGCCGCACGCAAGCTGCATGGCCTCAGCCGCCTGGACCAGATCGAGTTCGCGGTGCTGGAGCGCAGCGGCGAGCTGTCCATCATCCCCACGAAAGGCAACGCATGA